In Phragmites australis chromosome 24, lpPhrAust1.1, whole genome shotgun sequence, the following are encoded in one genomic region:
- the LOC133907261 gene encoding NAD(P)H-quinone oxidoreductase subunit 2, chloroplastic-like — translation MIWHVQNENFILDSTRIFTKAFHLLLFHGSFIFPECILIFGLILLLMIDSTFDQKDRPWFYFISSISLVISITALLFRWREEPIISFLGNFQKNYFNEIFQFLILLCSTLCIPLSVEYIECTEMAITEFMLFVLTATLGGMFLCGANDLITIFVASECFSLCSYLLSGYTKRDLQSNEATMKYLLMDGASSSILVHGFSWLYGSSGGGGRSSFKKL, via the coding sequence ATGATCTGGCATGTACAGAATGAAAACTTCATTCTCGATTCTACAAGAATTTTTACGAAAGCGTTTCATTTGCTTCTCTTCCATGGAAGTTTCATTTTCCCAGAATGTATCCTAATTTTTGGCCTAATCCTTCTTCTGATGATCGATTCAACCTTTGATCAAAAAGATAGACCTTGGTTCTATTTCATCTCTTCAATAAGTTTAGTAATAAGCATAACGGCACTATTGTTCCGATGGAGAGAAGAACCTATAATTAGCTTTTTGGGAAATTTCCAAAAGAATTATTTCAACGAAATCTTTCaatttcttattttattatgttCAACTTTATGTATTCCTCTATCTGTAGAGTACATTGAATGTACAGAAATGGCTATAACAGAGTTTATGTTATTCGTATTAACAGCTACTCTAGGGGGAATGTTTTTATGTGGTGCTAACGATTTAATAACTATCTTTGTAGCTTCAGAATGTTTCAGTTTATGTTCCTACCTATTGTCTGGATATACCAAGAGAGATCTACAGTCTAATGAAGCTACTATGAAATATTTACTCATGGATGGGGCAAGCTCTTCTATTCTGGTTCATGGTTTCTCTTGGCTATATGGTTcatctggggggggggggagatcgaGCTTCAAGAAATTGTGA